From the genome of Pelosinus fermentans DSM 17108:
ATCTCAACGTTTTGGTAAGTCAAGTAGTGGCAAATCAATCATTATTGCTACTACAGAGGGAAACCAATCAATACCTGGTAATGATGATATAAAGATTGGATTAAATATTTATACGAAATAATAATGATCAATACTACCTAAACATTAAAGTCGAAAGAAGGCGAATGGTATGTACAATTGGCTAAGCAAACTCAATGATAGATAGAAACTACAAAGCACTATTATTCTTGAAAAGCGGCATTATGAAACCATACATGTCCTAACTGCTGTTTGCTTCTACCGCGATTTTTCCTTTCTCGTATGGGTTTTGCTGGAATTCCAGCTACAAACGTGTTTGGATCCACACTTTTCGTTACTACCGATCTTGCAGCGACGACTGCTTGTTCACCCACCACGATACCTGGCAATAGCATGGAATGAGAGAAAACTTTAGCAAAGTCCTCTACTTTCACCGGTGCATAAATTCTTTTCCCGTGATTGTATTCAAGATGCGAATGGGTGTAAATTTCCACTTTTTCAGTTAATGTTACAAAATTGCCAAGAGTAATTCCTCCTTTACCATCGAGGAATACTTCGCGATTTAGAAAAACATCATCGCCTACTTCGATGTTTTGACCAAAATTAAATCGTACACCCTCCATGGCGATGAAATTTTTTCCGCATTTTTTAAATAATTTTTGGGCGAGAATGCGGCGAAAGGGGACAGCAAAATTAGTAATTAAACTAAGCGGCAATTTGTCAAATATCTCCCAGAGTAAATGCAGGAATTTCTGTTCCAGTGTAAGAGGCAGAACCTTAATTTGGGGCAAATATTCGTCGTATAATTTAAATTCATCAAATAATTCCTTGGGAAATAAATGGGTCGCGTTAATTAATTCTAAAATTGTGCAGGTTTTTTTCTCATCTAATCCGCTTTGAACGATGGATTCAATATTCGACAGTTTATTCTCAATATTCATAAATACCTCCCAAGCTATATGATATCGAATATGAAAGTGATCTTCCATTAACCTTAACACTCCAGAACATTCATTCTGGCATCACGATTACAATCCATTGTTGAGTAATATAGAAATAGGTTATTCTTTGTATCCTTTTAAGATACTTTAAATTCGGATACCAAACTATATAGACGATCGGAGATTTCGACCAATTGTTTGGTAGAATCAACAATTGCCTGCATTCCAGCAGCCTGTTCCTCTACGGCAGCTGCTACTTGCTGTGTAGAAGCAGATGTCTGTTCTGTAATTGCAGCAGCATTTTCTATATCTGCCATAGTGTATTGTACTTCTTCGTTCATGATGCATGCAGCGGAAGATACGTTATCGACAACCACAATAATCTCACTGACGGCCTTTTCGATATCGTCAAAATGAGTCCCAGCCTGAATGGCTATTTCCATACTATCGGTAATTTCCTGAGAACCCTTATTCATACTCTCGGTTATGGAGGCAATCTGTTCCTGAATGCCGTTGATAAGCTGAGCTATTTGCTGGGCTGCACCACCGGACTGCTCAGCCAGTTTTCTAACTTCATCTGCAACAACGGCAAACCCGCGACCTGCTTCACCCGCTCTGGCTGCCTCAATGGCGGCGTTAAGAGCCAACAGATTTGTCTGTCCGGCAATGCCGGTAATGACTTCAATAATGTTGCCAATTTCAGAAGACTGCGCTAATAGCAGCTGGCTTTCTTGTAAGTTACTGTTATTATGCTTGACGAATACGCTCATACTTTCCACTGTTTGTTTTACGGATTGAAGACCGATGGAACTTACATCCTGTGACCTTTTAGCGACTTGGAGCATTTCATGGCATTTGTCAGTAACTGTTTTTCCAGATTCACCTACTTGCTTAGTCTTATTGGCAGCGTCTGATACATGGGCTGCCTGCTGGTCGGCACCTTGAGCCAGTGCCTGCATTGTCATGGTCACTTCCTCTGTCATTTTGCCTGTATCTTGGCAAGCGTCGGCTACGTCACGGGAAAGACGCTTTATCTTTTCCGATTCATCGGTTATATTATTTACCACTCCCCGCAAGGTTGAGACGGTATTGCTGAAGGCATAAGCCAGCCTGCCAATTTCGTCTTGAGAGTCAATTTGGATGGAAGCAGTTAAATCTCCGGCTGCCACCTGGTCGGCGAACTTGCTGAGTTGCCTAAAAAGGCGGCCAACAGCGAAATAAATGATTATCGACATGAGTGCGATGATAATCACTGTGATCAGCAGCATCATTGTGAGTATTTTATTCGCTGACGCGAAAAGCTCATCCTCGAAAACAACATTGGCGACTGTCCAGCCTGCTATTGGAATGGGGTTATAAAAAACAATTTTTTTATCTGTTCCATCGGTATAGCGGAATATGCCGGGTTTGCCTCCGGTAATCAGTTCGCCAAGTTTACGGATATTTTCGTTATCAACATTTGATATTTTTTCCTTCATAGCCCACTCCGAATTAGGATGAACAACGAAGGTGCCGTCTTGTGCCAAGAGAAACCCATACCCTTTTTCTCCATACTTCAACTGCTGGGTTATTTGCTGGATTGTTTCAATCGTCAAACTTGCACCAGCGCCAGCTGTTACGTTTCCTTGATTATCTTTTCGATAGGCAATCATAAGCACCATGTTTTTATCATATGCCTGAGAATATGCCGGCTTATAAATCGCATCATAAGGAATACCACCGGTACGGGAAAATCGCTCCCCTGCTTCTAACGCACCACCTTTTGCCCATGGAGTAGTCTTTAATACTCTTGCCTTAACATCATAAAAACGGGCTGTCAGTTTACTTAAAGCTTCAGGATTGCTGTATTCCTGAGGTTCTAAGAAGTTGACGATATGTAGAGCTGCATATTGGTTGGGATATGCTTCATTGATAAATTTCCAACGGGATAGCAGGAGTTCATCAATCAGTTTTATGGATTCATCCTCCCGTTTAAGATCAAGTTGTGGATTCGTCTGCAATATTCGTGCAACCATCGGACTTTCAGCTGTTTCACGTACTTCACCAAGCCGCCCGGTCAACCAGGTATTCATATGGTCGGCGGCTTCGCCGGTTCTAAGCATCATAGAGTCAGTTAATTCCGATTCAATTACCTTATGAAACTGCCAATAAGCAACCCCGGTCAAAGAAAGTAAGCCAATAATAATCACTGGTAATATTATGGCCAGCAGTTTAAATTTAAAAGACAAGTTTTTCATCGTTTAAAACCTCCAAAAAATTGATCAATTGCTATAAATTAAAATTATTTTATATTAGATTACAATGGTGAAGTATTCAAACTGATTACAAACTTAATAAATGCTCAGTCCTTAATACCCAATATCCAAACTTTCCAGTCTCCCGAACTGCGAATGCCGGTAGATTACATGATCCAATACTGCCCTTATCTCCTCAGCCATGTCCACAAACTCACAACCAAAGTTGTTATACTGCTGCCAGGTGACATTTGCGGCAAGATCAATATGTCCTAGTTCTTTAGATAAACACAGTCGTACTTGCGAATGAATCTCTAATGGCTGCTCTACTTGCAGTAATATTCCTTCCATACTGATATTAATTGCAGTGGCATGTATTGGTAAAAATATACAACCTGCATTTGACATAAATACATCGCTCCATTCTTAGGTTTAATATAGCTATAAATAAAACCTGCCACGTAGCTGACTGGCATTTGACCTTTCCTGTGACACTAGCCTGATAATCAAGATGTTTTCACCTTTAGACCTAACGTTTTCCATGTACAAAATTTGCCAGTCATAATTTTACTGTAATGTATTTGTATATAAAATACAATTGACTTAACAAAAATGTAATTTATTATTAATGTGGGACACGGGGACAGGATGTTTGTCCCAAAAGATAGAAGAGGCAGAAAATAAAAAAATGCAGCAAATATGACATAACTTGTCTTATCTGCTGCATACTAAGTTGGGTGATAAAAATGAGAAGCAACCGAATATTTGAGATCACAACCATATTGCTTAATAAAGGAACAATTACCGCCAGAGAACTTGCCAGCCGTTTTGGTGTTTCAACAAGGACAATTTATCGGGATATTGATATGCTTTCCTCCTCTGGCGTGCCTGTGTATATGAATAAAGGCAATGGCGGGGGCATACATATCCTGGAGAATTACACGTTAAACAGGGCGATTTTTTCGGAGCGGGAAAGCAAGAACCTGCTGATGGCGGTTAAAACCCTGCAGGCAACTCAATACCCAGAATTAGATATCGCCCTTGAAAAAATGGGGGCAATATTTAAGAATGCTTCCAATCATGATTGGGTAGAAGTCGATTTTTCTCCTTGGGCAAGTTCGCCCAATGAAAAAAACAAATTTAACGACATCAAGCGGGCTATGCTGGAGCGAAATGTCATTCGATTCGAATATGTGAACGGAGAAGGCCATCGGAGCAGCCGGCTGGCGGAACCGGAAAAGCTTATTTTTAAAAACAATGCATGGTATCTGGTAGCCTTCTGCCGGCAGCATCAGGAGCACAGAACCTTTCGAATATCCAGACTGAAAAAACTGGACATCCTAGCAGAGAATTTTGAGAAAAAAGTGTTGCCGAAACCGAGAGTGGAAGAATGGAATACTGCCCCACAGTCGTTAACTCCATTGAAGCTTTGCTTTAAGGCACAAGTCATAAATCGAGTATATGATTATTTTGATGATTCGTTTCTTATTCCAAACGACGATGGAAGTCTTACTTTAGTGGCAGAGTTTCCTGAAGATGAATGGCTTTACAGTTATATCCTATCATTTGGCAGTTCTGTGGAGGTAATTGAACCGGAATATATGCGTAAAATCATTGCAGAACGAATACGACAAGCATTACAACTGTATGAATTGTGACTAGGATCAGGACTCTCTTATTGCCGGAACCTGTCCGTCCCAGTGAAGAGGGCGGACGACAGCCTATGTTTTCAAATGGCTTTATTTGTGCCAATTGGGATCGGATATCATTCTTTGCCGCTTCTATTTCCCATCAAAAGCAATAACCAATAGTTGGTGATGGTGGATAGGTACCAAACAAGAGCTGAATAAAATTAGATGGATTAAGCATACTAAAGGATGATACAAACAGAAAGAAAGGAGAGAATCATATGTTTAGCTTACGCCCCTATCGTCAGAATCATGGACATCAAAAAAATGCACTGAGTAAATTTGCGCGCAATTTTTTAGGAGATGATTTTGAAGCGCTCTTTGACAATGGAGATAACTTCCCCAGTTCATTTCAAGTAGATCTGCGAGAAACTGATAAGCAATATGTATTAGAAGCAGATCTGCCTGGTATTAATAAAGAGGATATAAGCCTGCGTTATGAAAATAATTATTTAACAATCAGTGCGAGCAGAAATGAGACGCAAGAAGTAAGAGGTGAAAAAGATTATGTTCGCCGGGAAAGACGGTTTGGTCAGTTGCAACGGAACTTTTATATAGACAACATTCAAGAGGATCAAATTGATGCCAAATTTGATTACGGCGTTCTTACGGTTACCTTGCTAAAATCAGATAACGCTCAGGCAAAGCAGGGCAATATCCCTATACAATAATCCTTAGAGCATGAATGAAAGATTTCAATATTCCCTTTATGTATATAGGTAATGATTACTCATGTTTTTAAAACGTGGGTAATTTTTTTATTTTAGCCGATTACACATTATGACAGAAAATGTCTGTTTCCTATATTGTGGATTAGATCGTAGCCCAAAAATATATTTTACAGGAAATAACTTGGACTGTGTTGAAGGGAACAGTAGGATTACTTGCTCGTGAGGGAGGGAAGTTAAATATGCAGTTTGAAAAAACATCGGCATTTTATCCTCAGAAAAATAATAGTTCCGATAAAAATTTTGATTTTTATGGGGTTCTAGATTCGATTGCAGTTCCAATATTTATTAAAGATAGTACGGGTATCTATATGAATTGCAATAAAGCATATGAAAAATTTATGGGATTAAGCAGGGATGAAATTATCGGCAAATCAGCATATCATATACTTCCTAAGAATGTAGCGGATAGGTACTTTGCAAAAGACAAAGAACTGTTTGAGCAAGAAAATGAGCAGATATATGAAAGTCGGGTTACAATCAAAGGGGTGAGTCGTGATGTAATTTTCCGCAAATCAATTTATCGCAATGCAGTAGGTGCTGCTTGCGGCTTAGTGGGAGCAATAATTGACATAACTGAGCAAAAGCAGGCAGAGAAGCTATTGCAGGAACGAATTGCTCTTGAAAAGATTGTGTCAACGATATCAGCAGATTGTATCAAGACTAACTCAAATCCTGCTGCGTTAATGCTTTCTGCATTACATTTAATTAGTCGATCTATGGGTGTTGAAAATAGTTACATCTTTATTACTTCTGATGATGGCAGGAATATGAATCAAGTGTATCATTGGAATGTGACTGTTGGTAATAGTGTTATCTTAGATATAAATTCTTCAAAGCAAAACGTAGTGACTCATTGGAAGATAATTAAAGGCATTGTCCAGGGACTGGATACTGCACAAGAATATACCACCCATTATGAGCTTCATAGTAATACAGCAAAACGAATAATTTTTCCTTTAAAGAATGGGAACCAATGGCTGGGAGCCTTTAATCTAGAGTGGGCAAAAGACCAATGTATTGAGCTGGGTAATGAGCATACCACACTACTCAAACTGTTAGCAGAAGTATTTGTAGGTATGTTGCAGCGTCAGCAAACAGAAGAATTCTTAAGAGTGAGCGAAGCAAACAATAAAACGCTCCTTGAAGCTATACCTGATATAATGGCGGTTGTTACACCGGATTTAAACATAGAATACTTTAAAATTGGGCGGGAACATGAACATTTTGAGGATGTTGGTGATCCTAGCTCTTTTATCGGCAAAACAGTTAGTGAAGTTTTGCCTCAGGATGTTGCAAAACTGTTTATGGAAAACATTGTACTAACTTCCCAAACAAAGACCGTCACTAGCTTTGAATATCAAATAACACATAATCAGGAGATCAGGTGCAGAGAAGTTCGTAGTATTGGCATTTCCGATGGGAAAATATTGATGATGATTCGTGATATTACCCATAAAAAATTGATGGCAGAAACGCTTATCAAGCGGAATGCAGAAATTAAAGAGGCTCTTGCCAATCTAAAGCAGACGCAATTGAGTTTGGTTCAGCAAGAAAAATTGGCTGGGATAGGACAATTAGCCGCAGGGGTGGCCCATGAAATTAATAATCCACTGGGCTTTGTTCTCAGTAACTTTGACAGTTTAAAGCAGCACTTAATTAAGATTAAAGATGTATACAATAAATATCGAGAATTAAAAGAGCGGGTATTGGAATCGGATATCCAAGAGTTGCAAGAGTTAGCGGAGCAGCTTACCCTTTTTGAAAACCAGAAAAAAATTGATTATATTTTTGATGATCTGGAGCCAATTATTCAGGAATCGAATGATGGGCTAAAGAGATTAATGGACATAGTAAAAGCACTAAATTTATTCTCAAGAGTAGATAAAAGTAGTGAATTTGAAGGTTATGATTTAAACAGCGGTATCAAAACTACCCTAATTATTGCGAAACATGAGATCAGATATGTTGCGGAAATTGAACTTGATTTAAGAGAACTGCCCGAAATACAAGCTTCATCAGGACAAATAAATCAGGTCCTTTTGAATATCATCATAAATGCGGCTTATGCAATTAAGGAAAAGCAAATGGACAAACTGGGAATGATTAAAATTACCAGTTATTATGATCAGCAATATGTGTATTGTTCCATTCGGGATAATGGCCTCGGTATGACAGAAGAAACGCTAAAGAATATTTTTAATGCATTTTTTACCACCAAGCCGATTGGACAAGGTACAGGGCTTGGACTTAGTATTTCCTATGACATTATTGTAAATAAGCATAGTGGTGATATATCCGTTACCAGTGAAAAAACGATTGGAACAACATTTATTATCAAACTACCGCTATCCATTACAAAAAATGCTGAACATAATAGCATAAACGATAAAAATCCCTATACCAATTAAAAGTGGTATAGGGATTTTTATCGTGGTTCATGTGAAGAACAGTACCATACCAATAGTATGAGGCAATTCAGCAGAAGTTTCACTCTCGGATCGTTTTTCAATTATTCTTCTGCATTGTAAATTTTACCGCTATTTGCAGGCAGTTTAATAGTGAAAGATGTGCCGCTGCCGGGTTCGCTATCAACGGTAAGCTCTCCGCCATGATTTTTTACGACAATATCGTAGGCAACACTAAGTCCGAGCCCTACACCGCTGCCGACATCTTTAGTTGTAAAGAAAGGATCAAATATTCGGTTACGATGTTCTTTCTTTATTCCAGGACCATCATCACTTATTTTACACATGACATACTCATCAGCATGATATGCCTTGATGGTGATTTTCCCCATAGACTTCCTACTTTGATTTTTCACAGCATGTATGGCATTTAGTAAAATGTTTAAGATGACTTGGCCAATTTGCCCCTTGTTGCAGAATAAATACAAGGGAACTTCGATTTGTTTATCTATATCTGCGATACATTTTGTTTCGTGCTTTACGATTAAAAGGGCCTCCTCAGCGATTTGGCTGAGATCATTGTACGCTATTTCATTTTCCGTACCGGTTTTAGCTAAATTTATTAAGCTTTGAACTATTTTTGTCACTCGCTCCACTCCATCCCTCGACTCCAAAATTACTGAAGTGAGATCATCAAGGACAAAATCGATCTTTTGCTTTTGCTCAATATCCGCAATCGCAGCTTTCTCCCGCAGCAGAAGTTCATGATTTATATTTGCATCAATAGGAAGTTGCACGAAATTTCTATATAGCAGGATTAGATTTCTAATTTTTTGGATATAGCGGTTCATTGTATCCAGGTTACTGGAAATGAAACCCATAGGATTATTAATCTCATGTGCGATCCCAGCGGCAATTTCGCCAAGCGCTGTAAGCTTTTCTTTTTGTATTAGATTAAATTGGGTGTCTTTCAGTTTATGAGTCATAGCTTGGAGTTTCTTATATTGAGTGGTTACGGTATCATTCGTTTTTTGTAAAGCAATTATATTTCTCCTGGCTTTTATAGAAGCATTCATTCGTGCGACAAACTCTATAAGGTCAATAGGCTTATAAATATAATCATTTGCACCATTTTCAAAACACAATTTAAAAACTTCTTTATCAATGATTTCCGTAAGAATTATAATCTGTATATCATTATATTCTTTCTTACTTCTGATATTTTTTAGAATGTTAATCCCCTTTATTTGGGGTATTATGATCTCCAGTAAAACGATGTCTATATTATACTCTTTCATCTTCGGGGCAATCTCATCGGGTGAACTACACAAAAAAACATGGCTATCAGTTATATGAGTCTGGATTAATTCTTGGGTAATTCTAAGATTAATTTTTTCATGACCGGCTATCAGTATATTCATAATTCACCGTGCTTTCCTTATTGGGTGGTAAGATCAGGATAAAAATCAGATTATGTTATAGATTATTCTTTAAGCTGCATTAATGAAGTATCTTTAATCAATTCGGTGTTATATTGTTCGTTCCTGCAAATTAACATAAAGATTTAATTCCCTGGAGAGAACGTCGCTTTACGTAAGAAAAGGATAGTGGAACAAGATGTCGAAATTCACATATAGGAAAGAATTGCTAAATTGACATAGAATCCGAGGAATGATAGAGGGAAGTATCTTATAAGGAGTAAAAATGAAACAAAATAAAGTTTTATTTGTTGATGATGAATTTAATGTTTTAAATGCAATCAAGAGAGCAATTATTGAAGAATCCTATAAACCTTTTTTTGCTGTAAGCGCCGCAGAAGCACTCGAGATCATGGAGGAACAAGATATTAGCGTGGTTGTAACCGATATGCGTATGCCGGTTATGGATGGATTATCTTTATTAAAAATTATCAAGGAAAAATACCCAAGAACAGTACGGGTCGTTTTGTCGGGATTTACGCAATTGTCTCAGATGCTTGTAACCATAAATCAAGGAGAAATCTTTAAATTCATCACTAAACCTTGGATAACAGAGGAAGACTTTCTTCCTGTAATTAGGCAAGCAATTGAATATTACAATCTTCAAATGGAAAAAGACAATTTAAGCAAAAGCTTGGAACAGAGGAATCTTGCATACCAAAAGATACTGCGGGCAATGGAGCAAAAGCAGGCGCAAGAAAAAGAAGGGTTGCATAATTTACATGAAATAAACGAATGGATTTTTTCTTACTGGCGGAAAAATATCAGACTCGTCATTGATGAGTCCACAGAAAAATTAACTGCATTAGACGAATTTATTGATGTAGTAGAAGAAACGTATTTAACATACTTAAGCCAATTGTCGACAGCAGTGGATGTTAGGACTACTTCTAATTTAATCAATAATATTGCAAAGAACTGCAATACTCGTTTATTTATTAACAATGCTGCAAATTCTGAGTTTACAACCAAGGGAAAGCATGAATATCTATTAATGATGTTTAGAATATTGGTTCATCATATTCCAGAACAATATAAAAGAATTAGTTGTGAATTGCTTCATAAAAGTCTAGCGGCGGAGACCTTAGAGTTGGATTTCTATATTGACTTACAGCGTTATCAGCTTAGTGTTAGTGAAAAGCATAAGTTGAAAATATCTTGTGCTCTATTGAATAAGATTGGGAATTTCGACAAAATGACTGCTTCCCTTGAATATACAGGAGATAAACTAAACGGTATTCGTGTGACCTGGGAGGTAGGTACACCTAGTTTTAAATAAAGTTTAGAAGCTATAGAACTGTGAAAATAACTCCATAAATTTGAAAAAAGAAGTGATCATTCTTCATTGCAAGAGGATCACTTCTTTTTTCAATTTATTTATAACGTTCTACATAATTTGCTAAATTTCTGGCACCTTTATTAATTTCTTCTAAATTTGCAGATATTTCTTGTGTAGCTGCTGCCTGTTCCTGGCTAACAGAGCTGGTAACTTCAATTGATTTATAGAGAAACAGCTTTACTCATTTCTTGCAGTGTTGCCTGTATCTGCTTTGTTGCTTCCTGGGACTGATCAGCAAGCTTTCTAACTTCTCTGCAGAAAGTTATATATTGCAAAAAATACACGTTTTAAAAAGGGATTTTTTTCAAGTAAAGAGTCCATTGCGCTGCGTTTTGTAGAGGTTTGAGAGAATTACCGTGCTTTGTAATAATGTGAAATAGAATCTTGTTTTGACAAAAAAAGAAAATAATGCTTATTATGTAAAAAAATAGCAGGAATTAGTGCTTGTAAAAGAGAATCTACCATAATCTGATAATAAGGTATATTATGGTAAATGTTCTTTGAATTTGACATAATGATAATAATATAAAACAAATTAAAGTTATCGTTTCTAACAGGATCAATGAACCTGTTCCCGTGCACTTAAGGAGGAATTTTTTTGACTGATATGAAGGGAAAGATCGTACTTGTCACTGGCGCCAGTTCAGGAATTGGGCGGGCCACGGCGGAACTGATGGCGTCTCGGGGGGCAATGGTCGTAATCAACTATAATACCAACAAACAAGGTGCGGAAGAAACATGGCAAAGTATTAAGAAAAACGGCGGCGAAGGCGTAGTCATTCAGGCGGATGTTACCAAAAAGGACCAAGTCGAAGCTATGTTTGATAAGATACTTCGTCTTTACGGGGCGGTTCATGTTCTGGTCAATAACGCTGGTTCTGGGGTAAAGTCAAGTACCTTCATGGAAATCAGCGAGGCATTATGGGACGAAACGTATGATATCAATATAAAAAGCATTCTCTTTTGTTCACAGGCAGCATTAAAAGATATGCTGCCAAGAAAGAGCGGCAAGATTATTAATATTTCATCTGGTGCGGCCCGCATTGGCGGGGCTGGTGAAAGCATTCATTACGCTTCTGCTAAAGGTGCGGTAAATACGTTAACCCTAGGCATGGCCAAAGAATTTGCCGAAGAGGGAATTATCATTAATGGAGTGGCTCCGGGAATGATAGACACTCCTTGGCATGCCAAATTTTCATCAGTCGATCGGCTGTCAAAATTTCTTGGCGGTATTCCTCTGAAACGCGCCGGAACAGCGAAAGAAATTGCGGAAGTAATAGCCTTTCTCGCGTCAGACGCTGCTAACTATATTCTAGGGGAAATCATCACCGTAAGTGGTGGCAGGTAAAGTAGGAGTATGGGGACAGAACTTTTGCCCAAGGAGTAATTGGGGATTTATCATTTATGTACCAAAATGAGTCTGAAAATTGGAGAAGGAGGTAATTTAGATTGGGGAAAAAGAATCTTATTTGGACGGTCGTGTGTTTATTTTTTAGCTTGCTGCTACTAGGAGGTTGCTCCTCGATGCAAGATAAGACGGTATCGACGAAACTGCAATACCCTGATAGACCAATTACCATTATCGTACCTTTTAGTGTAGGGGGTGGTATCGATTTAACTGCCCGGTCATTAGAAAAATTTGCGCCTCAATATTTAAAACAGCCCTTAGTGGTGGTGAATAAGCCGGGAGGGGCAGGTGCAATTGGTTGGAATGAGTTATCGGTCGCAAATCCCGATGGGTATACACTTGGCATAACTAGTTTGGATATATTATTGTTACCGTCATATGGGTCGACGAAATATAATTATCCAACTGCATTAGACCCCCTTGCACAGATTGCATCATTGCCTATGGTACTGGCAGTTCAAGCTAATCAACCATGGAAAACAATGGATGAAATAATTGAGTATGCTAAAAAAAATCCAGGGCAATTAAAGTTCGGTCATGTTGGGGTGGGATCTTTTACTCATTTACTGGGGGAAATGTTTGGTCAAGAGGCAAGTATAGCGATTGAGCAAGTTCCTTTCACGGGAGCTGGGGAAGTAACGGCCGCGTTATTGGGGGGACATATTCAACTTACGTTTATTAATCCTATGGTAGTCAAAGGACATGCTAAAGATGGGATGGTAAGAGTTCTAGCTGTGACCAGCGAACAACGGATGAGTGATCCCGTATTTGCAGAGGTTCCTACGTTTAAAGAGCAGGGACTTGATATTGTTATAAGCAACTGGTATGGCGTGGCAGCTCCTAAAGAAATGCCAGATGAAGTAAAGGATAAGCTGGCAGAAGGTTTCAAAGCGATTATTAGCGATCCTCAATTTATAAAGAATATGACGAATATTGGGATGCAAGTAGACTATTTAGGACCAAAAGAGTCACAGCTTAAATGGTTGTCTGATAACGAGAAACTCGCTAAAATATTAAAACAAACAGATGTTTTGGATAAAATTAAAGCACAAAAGAAGTAAATAAATATAACAAGGCATTTTTAGAACTGGCTGAGTAATATCTTGAGTTTGCTCATAGCGAAGCTAATGGATGCGCAGTAAAGAATTCAAGCAAGGAGGAAATCATAAAAGGCTTTATATATAAAGCTAAAACATAGAGACAAAAATGGTAAAATAAATGTTTATATATGGAAAAACTTAGCAGGATTTAGCTTTACTTAAGAGAAGATACCCATTAATCTACCTTGTTAGTGGATTTATGAGTATCTTCTCTTACTATTTGACACAGCGATGAAATGATGATGAACGATAAAGCATTCTAGATTCCATAAGAAGTCGAAATATTCATACTTTAATTATATTGGAAGTAATTTACTTTCTCTATTAGGAATAAATATAAAGGGTAATGATGTTGTACAAATCCAAAAAAAGAAAAAGGGAGGCAGATTATTATGGTAAAAATACTAATTTTTCTAATCTGGATGGGTAGCACCTTTGGTTTTATGGCGTACATGATTTATCGCAGGTATAAAAACACGCTGCATGGGAAACCCGAT
Proteins encoded in this window:
- a CDS encoding tripartite tricarboxylate transporter substrate binding protein, with protein sequence MQDKTVSTKLQYPDRPITIIVPFSVGGGIDLTARSLEKFAPQYLKQPLVVVNKPGGAGAIGWNELSVANPDGYTLGITSLDILLLPSYGSTKYNYPTALDPLAQIASLPMVLAVQANQPWKTMDEIIEYAKKNPGQLKFGHVGVGSFTHLLGEMFGQEASIAIEQVPFTGAGEVTAALLGGHIQLTFINPMVVKGHAKDGMVRVLAVTSEQRMSDPVFAEVPTFKEQGLDIVISNWYGVAAPKEMPDEVKDKLAEGFKAIISDPQFIKNMTNIGMQVDYLGPKESQLKWLSDNEKLAKILKQTDVLDKIKAQKK